In Eschrichtius robustus isolate mEscRob2 chromosome 11, mEscRob2.pri, whole genome shotgun sequence, the following proteins share a genomic window:
- the HYOU1 gene encoding hypoxia up-regulated protein 1, with product MAATVRRQRPRRLACWALMAVLLADLLALSDTLAVMSVDLGSESMKVAIVKPGVPMEIVLNKESRRKTPVTVTLKENERFFGDSAASMAIKNPKATLRYFQHLLGKQENNPHVALYRARFPEHELGFDPQRQTVYFQISPQLQFSPEEVLSMLLNYSRSLAEDFAEQPIKDAVITVPAFFNQAERRAVLQAARMAGLKVLQLINDNTATALSYGVFRRKDINSTAQNIMFYDMGAGSTVCTIVTYQTVKTKDAGMQPQLQIRGVGFDRTLGGLEMELRLREHLAGIFNEQRKGQRAKDVRENPRAMAKLLREANRLKTILSANADHMAQIEGLMDDVDFKAKVTRAEFEELCADLFERVPGPVQQALQSAEMKLDEIEQVILVGGATRVPRVQEVLLKAVGKEELGKNINADEAAAVGAVYQAAALSKAFKVKPFVVRDAVIYPILVEFTREVEEEPGVRSLKHNKRVLFGRMGPYPQRKVITFNRYNHDFDFHINYGDLGFLGPEDLRVFGSQNLTTVKLKGVGESFKKYPDYESKGIKAHFNLDESGVLSLDRVEAVFETLVEDSPEEESTLTKLGNTISSLFGGGTTQDTKENGTDTVQEEEEGPAEGSKAEPGEQAELREEAEAPTEDTSPPPPPEPKGDAAPEGEEAAEKDNGEKPEAQKPSEKGEAGAEGVPPAPEEEKKQKPARKQRMVEEIGVELVVLDLPDLRQDELARSAQKLQDLTLRDLEKQEREKAANSLEAFIFETQDKLHQPEYQEVSTEEQREDISGRLRAASTWLEDEGFGATTVMLKEKLTELRKLCQGLFFRVEERKKWPERLSALDNLLNHSSMFLTGARLIPEMDQIFTEVEMTTLEKVINETWAWKNATVAEQAKLPATEKPVLLSKDIEAKMMALDREVQYLLNKAKFAKPRPRPKDKNGTRAEPPLNASASDQGDKVIPPAGQTEDAKPISEPEQETRSEPADSEPLELGGPAAESEQKEQPTGQKPTLKNDEL from the exons ATGGCAGCCACCGTCAGGAGGCAGAGGCCGAGGAGGCTAGCCTGTTGGGCCTTGATGGCTGTGCTCTTGGCAGACCTGTTGGCACTGAGTG ACACGCTGGCAGTGATGTCTGTGGACCTGGGCAGTGAGTCAATGAAGGTGGCCATTGTCAAACCTGGAGTGCCCATGGAGATTGTCTTGAACAA GGAATCCCGGAGGAAAACCCCAGTGACTGTGAccctgaaagaaaatgaaagattctTTGGAGACAGTGCAGCAAGCATG GCCATCAAGAATCCAAAGGCTACGCTGCGATACTTCCAGCACCTCCTGGGGAAGCAGGAGAATAACCCCCACGTAGCCCTTTACAGAGCTCGTTTCCCTGAGCATGAGCTGGGCTTCGACCCACAGAGGCAGACTGTGTACTTCCAAATCAGCCC GCAGCTGCAGTTCTCACCTGAGGAGGTCCTCAGCATGCTTCTCAATTACTCCCGTTCTCTGGCTGAAGATTTTGCAG AGCAGCCCATCAAGGATGCAGTGATCACCGTGCCAGCCTTCTTCAATCAGGCTGAGCGCCGAGCTGTGCTGCAGGCTGCGCGCATGGCTGGCCTCAAAGTGCTGCAGCTCATCAACGACAACACTGCCACTGCCCTCAGCTATGGTGTCTTCCGCCGGAAAGATATCAACAGCACTGCCCAG AATATCATGTTCTATGACATGGGCGCAGGCAGCACTGTGTGTACCATCGTGACCTACCAGACAGTGAAGACTAAGGATGCAGGGATGCAGCCGCAGCTGCAGATCCGGGGAGTGGG GTTTGACCGCACCCTGGGGGGCCTGGAGATGGAGCTCCGGCTGCGTGAGCACCTGGCCGGGATTTTCAACGAGCAGCGCAAGGGCCAGAGAGCGAAGGACGTGCGGGAGAACCCCCGCGCTATGGCCAAGCTGCTGCGTGAGGCCAATCGACTCAAGACCATCCTGAGTGCCAATGCCGATCACATGGCCCAG ATCGAGGGCCTGATGGACGATGTGGATTTCAAGGCGAAGGTGACTCGGGCAGAGTTTGAAGAGCTGTGTGCAGACCTGTTTGAGCGGGTGCCTGGGCCTGTGCAGCAGGCCCTGCAGAGTGCCGAGATGAAGCTG GATGAGATTGAGCAGGTCATCCTAGTGGGTGGGGCCACTCGGGTCCCCAGAGTTCAGGAGGTGCTGCTGAAGGCTGTGGGCAA GGAGGAGCTGGGCAAGAACATCAACGCCGACGAGGCCGCCGCCGTGGGGGCTGTGTACCAGGCAGCGGCGCTCAGCAAAGCCTTCAAGGTGAAGCCGTTTGTTGTCCGAGACGCGGTGATCTACCCCATCCTG GTGGAGTTCACGAGGGAAGTGGAAGAGGAGCCTGGAGTTCGCAGCCTGAAGCACAATAAGCGCGTCCTCTTCGGCCGGATGGGGCCCTACCCTCAACGCAAAGTCATTACCTTTAACCGCTACAACCATGACTTCGACTTCCACATCAACTATGGTGACCTGGGCTTCCTGGGGCCTGAGGATCTTCg GGTATTTGGCTCCCAGAATCTGACCACGGTGAAGCTAAAAGGTGTGGGTGAAAGCTTCAAGAAGTATCCCGACTATGAGTCAAAGGGTATCAAGGCTCATTTCAACCTGGATGAGAGTGGCGTGCTCAGCCTAGACAGG GTGGAGGCAGTGTTTGAGACGCTGGTGGAGGACAGCCCAGAAGAGGAATCTACCCTGACCA AACTTGGCAACACCATCTCCAGCCTGTTTGGAGGTGGCACCACACAAGATACTAAAGAGAATGGTACTGACACTGTCCAG gaggaagaagaggggccTGCTGAGGGGAGCAAGGCTGAGCCTGGAGAGCAAGCAGAGCTcagggaggaagctgaggccccaaCAGAGGACacctctccacccccaccccctgagcCTAAGGGGGATGCAGCCCCTGAGGGAGAAGAGGCCGCAGAGAAGGACAACGGGGAAAAGCCCGAGGCCCAG AAGCCAAGTGAGAAGGGCGAGGCAGGGGCTGAGGGTGTCCCTCCAGccccagaggaagaaaagaagcagaAGCCGGCCCGGAAGCAGAGAATGGTGGAGGAGATAGGGGTGGAGCTGGTAGTCCTGGACCTGCCTGACTTGCGCCAGGATGAGCTGGCCCGCTCGGCCCAGAA ACTCCAGGACCTGACGCTCCGGGACCTAGAGAAGCAGGAACGGGAAAAAGCGGCCAACAGCTTGGAAGCATTCATCTTTGAGACACAG GACAAGCTGCACCAGCCTGAGTATCAGGAAGTGTCCACCGAGGAGCAGCGTGAGGACATCTCTGGGAGACTCCGTGCCGCGTCCACCTGGCTGGAGGATGAGGGCTTTGGGGCCACCACGGTG ATGTTGAAGGAGAAGCTGACCGAGCTGAGGAAGCTGTGCCAAGGCTTGTTTTTTCGGGTGGAAGAGCGCAAGAAGTGGCCCGAACGGCTGTCTGCCCTCGATAACCTCCTCAACCATTCCAGCATGTTCCTCAC GGGGGCCCGGCTCATCCCAGAGATGGACCAGATCTTCACGGAGGTGGAGATGACAACGTTAGAGAAAGTCATCAATGAGACCTGG GCCTGGAAGAATGCAACCGTGGCCGAGCAGGCCAAGCTTCCTGCCACAGAGAAGCCCGTGTTGCTCTCAAAAGACATCGAGGCCAAGATGATGGCCCTGGACCGTGAGGTGCAGTATCTGCTCAATAAGGCCAAGTTTGCcaagccccggccccggcccaaGGACAAGAATGGGACCCGGGCAGAGCCTCCCCTCAATGCCAGTGCCAGTGACCAGGGGGACAAGGTCATCCCTCCAGCAG GCCAGACTGAAGATGCAAAGCCCATCTCAGAACCTGAGCAAGAGACTC GATCTGAACCGGCAGACTCTGAACCTCTGGAGCTAGGGGGTCCCGCAGCAG AATCTGAACAGAAAGAGCAGCCTACAGGACAGAAGCCAACTTTGAAGAATGATGAACTATAA